In Acidobacteriota bacterium, the following are encoded in one genomic region:
- a CDS encoding OmpH family outer membrane protein → MKERIMVKFKSVKESNGMKRLIPMIMIAALTVGMSTAKAQTAQKMGIINIQMAIAQSTDGQKAAQALQARFAPKRGELEKMQSELTALQDQLRNQEKTLSDDARNKLMRSIDDKTRALNRTNEDATAEFQTAEQDAINEIGQKMMAIITDYAEKNGLSVVLDVSSPQTPVLYADQPSNITPAVVEQYNKIHAAAAPAAAAPAAAPKPAAAPAAPKP, encoded by the coding sequence ATGAAAGAACGTATTATGGTCAAATTCAAGTCAGTCAAGGAGAGTAACGGAATGAAACGATTGATTCCGATGATTATGATTGCCGCCCTCACGGTGGGTATGAGCACGGCAAAAGCGCAAACGGCGCAGAAAATGGGCATCATAAATATTCAGATGGCCATCGCCCAAAGTACCGATGGGCAAAAAGCCGCCCAAGCTTTACAAGCCCGCTTCGCCCCCAAGCGCGGCGAGTTGGAGAAGATGCAGAGCGAGCTTACCGCTCTACAGGATCAGCTCCGCAATCAGGAGAAGACCCTCAGCGACGATGCTCGCAATAAACTGATGCGCTCCATTGATGACAAGACGCGCGCGCTGAATCGTACCAACGAAGACGCCACCGCCGAGTTCCAGACCGCCGAGCAGGATGCCATCAACGAGATCGGTCAGAAGATGATGGCCATCATCACCGACTATGCCGAGAAGAACGGGCTTTCCGTCGTGCTGGATGTCTCGTCGCCCCAGACTCCGGTGCTCTACGCGGACCAGCCTTCCAACATCACTCCGGCCGTGGTCGAGCAGTATAACAAAATCCATGCCGCCGCGGCACCGGCCGCA
- a CDS encoding PDZ domain-containing protein yields the protein MVPPVVAQTAKPARDEEIRASLQQVASTIDAISTHAAEPVEIRRLIYDGAIAGALSRLDPFSVFLDEQQFLALRQQQRGVRQGFGAVLNVQAGKITVLQSVPDSPFARAGLGPGDRVVALNGQRIAQMGLEEMVELLQSARNGKVRLAVLQSGSVVPRDFELDPSEVASPTVDKNFLIAPGIGYVHVAHIERSTPSEIKEAIDRMADEPLNGLLLDLRGNPGGSVDAAAETVGLFLPEGDSNKPDRNLVVSLRGRNVPETRYATPTSGSSGGPSPAAFARLPLVVLINENSASASEIIAAALQEHDRAWLVGETTFGKGVAEAIMPLSQGAALVLTTARYFTPRGRSVQKELPATALAGILSGGRDGLGLWLS from the coding sequence ATGGTCCCCCCAGTCGTCGCGCAAACGGCGAAGCCCGCGCGGGACGAAGAGATTCGCGCCAGCCTTCAGCAGGTTGCCTCGACGATTGATGCCATCTCCACCCATGCCGCCGAGCCGGTGGAGATACGACGGCTGATCTACGACGGAGCCATAGCCGGAGCGCTCTCGCGCCTTGATCCCTTTTCGGTATTTCTGGACGAGCAGCAGTTTCTGGCGTTGCGACAGCAGCAGCGCGGCGTGCGTCAGGGATTCGGCGCGGTGTTGAACGTGCAGGCCGGGAAGATCACCGTGCTGCAGTCGGTCCCGGACTCGCCCTTTGCGCGCGCCGGACTGGGGCCGGGCGACCGCGTGGTGGCGCTCAATGGACAGCGCATCGCGCAGATGGGTCTCGAAGAGATGGTGGAGCTGCTGCAGAGCGCGCGCAACGGGAAGGTCCGTCTGGCCGTGTTGCAAAGTGGCTCAGTGGTCCCGCGCGATTTCGAGCTGGACCCGTCCGAGGTGGCCAGTCCAACGGTGGACAAGAACTTCCTGATCGCGCCGGGTATCGGCTATGTTCATGTGGCTCACATCGAAAGATCAACGCCATCGGAGATTAAGGAAGCAATTGACCGGATGGCCGACGAGCCCCTGAACGGACTGCTGCTCGATCTGCGCGGCAACCCCGGCGGCTCGGTGGATGCGGCAGCGGAAACCGTGGGCTTGTTCCTGCCCGAGGGCGATAGCAACAAGCCGGATCGCAATCTCGTAGTCAGCCTGCGCGGACGGAATGTCCCCGAGACGCGCTACGCGACTCCAACTTCAGGATCATCTGGGGGCCCATCTCCGGCAGCCTTCGCCAGGCTTCCGCTGGTGGTCTTAATAAATGAAAACTCCGCCAGCGCATCGGAGATCATCGCCGCCGCGTTGCAAGAACACGACCGCGCCTGGTTGGTGGGCGAAACTACTTTCGGCAAGGGGGTGGCCGAAGCGATCATGCCGCTGAGCCAGGGCGCGGCCCTCGTCCTGACCACCGCCCGCTATTTCACCCCGCGTGGCCGGTCGGTGCAAAAAGAATTGCCAGCAACGGCCCTGGCTGGTATCCTTAGCGGAGGCCGCGATGGGTTAGGCCTATGGTTAAGCTAA
- a CDS encoding MFS transporter encodes MTSAGVNRKSMAELAPETAPASPSLWRHRDYRRFWIAGTISGAGDQFTSLAIPLIAALTLHATPSQMGYMVALHGAPFLLFSLFAGVWVDRMPRRPILIACDLGRAAVLLTLPLAAVAGTMRMGHLYAVELLVGIMNVFFQVAHQAYLPSLIDRRRLMEGNSRMAASNSVARLAGPSVAGSVI; translated from the coding sequence ATGACTTCCGCCGGAGTGAATAGGAAATCCATGGCGGAACTCGCCCCAGAAACCGCGCCCGCCTCGCCCTCATTGTGGCGGCACCGCGATTACCGCAGGTTTTGGATTGCGGGCACCATCTCCGGTGCGGGAGATCAGTTCACCAGCCTGGCCATCCCGCTGATTGCCGCTCTCACCTTGCACGCTACGCCTTCACAGATGGGCTACATGGTGGCATTGCATGGCGCGCCCTTTCTGCTCTTCAGCTTGTTTGCCGGCGTGTGGGTGGACCGCATGCCGCGCCGCCCTATTCTGATCGCCTGCGACCTGGGCCGCGCCGCCGTGCTGCTGACCCTGCCGCTGGCCGCCGTCGCGGGAACGATGCGCATGGGGCACTTGTACGCGGTGGAACTGCTGGTTGGGATCATGAATGTGTTTTTCCAAGTGGCTCATCAGGCCTATCTGCCCTCGCTCATCGACCGGCGCCGCCTGATGGAGGGCAACAGCCGCATGGCCGCCTCCAATTCGGTGGCTAGACTCGCCGGCCCCAGCGTGGCTGGATCGGTCATCTAA
- a CDS encoding MFS transporter — protein MAIIVDAISFILSSSFTFAIRQRELPPHAAPRLPILAEIRVGFATVLGNPVLRSLAACMGSINFVDAGMMALFILFATQELVLGPAQIGLILGCGSASGLLGAIAAERIARRFGVGRVIVWGVVMYGVGAIPVAFAQPETAFPLLICAFLVFSLAGPVFSINQLSLRQAITPHRLQGRMNATMRFLNTGPMALGGLVGGWLGEAIGLRPAIILLITAGLSSFLWVYFSPVRKLQAFPEPVD, from the coding sequence ATCGCCATCATAGTGGATGCCATTTCGTTTATTCTTTCCAGCTCATTCACCTTTGCCATCCGCCAGCGCGAGCTGCCGCCGCACGCCGCGCCGCGATTGCCGATACTGGCCGAGATTCGTGTGGGCTTTGCCACTGTGTTGGGGAACCCTGTGTTGCGCTCTCTGGCGGCCTGCATGGGTTCGATCAACTTCGTCGACGCGGGAATGATGGCGCTCTTCATTCTCTTTGCAACGCAGGAACTCGTCCTTGGGCCCGCGCAGATTGGGCTGATTTTGGGCTGCGGCAGCGCTTCCGGGCTGCTGGGCGCCATCGCCGCGGAGAGGATCGCCAGGCGGTTCGGCGTGGGGCGCGTAATTGTCTGGGGCGTGGTGATGTATGGCGTCGGAGCAATCCCGGTGGCCTTTGCTCAGCCGGAGACGGCGTTTCCGCTGCTGATCTGCGCCTTCCTGGTGTTCAGTCTCGCCGGTCCAGTGTTCAGCATCAACCAACTGAGCCTACGTCAGGCAATCACGCCGCATCGCCTCCAGGGCCGCATGAACGCCACCATGCGGTTTCTGAATACCGGCCCGATGGCCCTGGGGGGACTGGTGGGCGGCTGGCTCGGGGAAGCCATCGGACTTCGCCCCGCCATCATCCTGCTGATCACGGCGGGTCTGTCAAGTTTTCTCTGGGTGTACTTCTCGCCCGTGCGCAAACTGCAAGCATTCCCGGAACCGGTGGATTAG
- a CDS encoding menaquinone biosynthesis decarboxylase, whose translation MAYEDLREFIAALEKAGELKRISVEVDPVLEITEISDRMVKRGGPALLFENVKGSKLPVLINAFGSARRMEIVLGGETPDQVAGRISELLHMQTPDGLMDKIRMLPKLFELGAFMPKKVKSGPAQEVVREKDFSLMELPLLQCWPDDAGKFITFPVVFSRDPDSGKRNCGMYRLQVYDERTTGMHWQTHKQGADHFRRASKARGAGRMEVAVAIGTDPTVTFSAIAPLPPDLDEMMFAGFLRGKPVEMLPCRTVALEVPATAEIVLEGYVDLNEQRREGPFGDHTGFYSLADDYPVFHVTTMTHRRDPIYSTTIVGKPPMEDCWMGNAIERIFLPLLKMQLPEVVDMSLPFEGVFHNLMLISIRKSYPGQARKVMSAIWGTGQAMFTKCIVVVDEDVNVHDRAEVVWKALNNIDPERDIQFTLGPVDSLDHSSRMPNLGSKMGIDATRKWPQEGFTRPWPDELKMDPRIKAIVDGKWDKLGL comes from the coding sequence GTGGCCTACGAAGACTTGCGGGAGTTTATAGCGGCGCTGGAAAAAGCGGGAGAGCTGAAACGCATCAGCGTGGAAGTGGACCCCGTGCTGGAGATCACCGAGATCTCCGACCGCATGGTCAAGCGCGGCGGACCAGCGCTGCTATTTGAAAACGTGAAGGGCAGCAAGTTGCCGGTGCTGATCAACGCGTTCGGCTCGGCGCGCCGCATGGAGATCGTGCTGGGCGGCGAGACGCCCGATCAGGTGGCGGGGCGCATCAGCGAACTGCTGCACATGCAAACGCCCGACGGCCTGATGGACAAGATCCGCATGCTGCCGAAACTCTTCGAGCTAGGCGCGTTCATGCCCAAGAAGGTCAAGAGCGGCCCGGCGCAGGAGGTGGTCCGCGAAAAGGATTTCTCGCTGATGGAATTGCCGTTGCTGCAATGCTGGCCCGATGATGCCGGCAAGTTTATAACTTTCCCGGTGGTATTTTCGCGCGACCCGGACTCGGGCAAGCGCAACTGCGGCATGTATCGCTTGCAGGTCTATGACGAGCGCACCACCGGGATGCACTGGCAGACGCACAAGCAGGGCGCCGACCATTTTCGTCGCGCGTCGAAGGCCCGTGGCGCGGGACGAATGGAGGTGGCCGTGGCGATTGGGACTGATCCCACGGTTACTTTTTCCGCCATTGCGCCGCTGCCGCCGGACCTGGATGAGATGATGTTCGCCGGATTCTTGCGCGGCAAGCCGGTCGAGATGCTGCCCTGCCGCACGGTGGCTCTCGAAGTTCCGGCCACGGCGGAGATTGTTCTGGAGGGGTACGTTGATCTGAACGAGCAGCGCCGCGAAGGGCCGTTTGGGGATCACACTGGCTTCTACTCGCTCGCCGATGATTATCCGGTTTTCCATGTCACTACCATGACGCACCGCCGCGATCCCATTTACTCGACCACCATCGTGGGCAAGCCGCCCATGGAGGATTGCTGGATGGGCAACGCCATCGAACGCATCTTCCTGCCGCTGCTGAAAATGCAACTGCCCGAGGTGGTGGACATGTCGCTGCCCTTCGAGGGCGTGTTCCACAACCTGATGCTGATCTCCATTCGCAAGTCCTATCCCGGCCAGGCGCGCAAGGTGATGAGCGCGATCTGGGGAACGGGCCAGGCTATGTTCACCAAGTGCATCGTGGTGGTGGATGAGGACGTGAACGTCCACGACCGCGCCGAAGTGGTGTGGAAGGCGCTCAATAATATTGACCCGGAACGCGACATACAGTTCACGCTGGGGCCGGTTGATTCACTCGACCATTCAAGCCGGATGCCCAATCTCGGCTCGAAGATGGGCATCGACGCCACGCGCAAGTGGCCGCAGGAGGGCTTCACGCGCCCCTGGCCTGACGAGCTGAAGATGGACCCGCGCATCAAGGCCATCGTGGACGGCAAGTGGGACAAGCTGGGATTGTAA
- the queA gene encoding tRNA preQ1(34) S-adenosylmethionine ribosyltransferase-isomerase QueA, whose product MQLHDFNYHLPLDLIAQHPPRRRTDSRMLLLNRTTGEIQDRQFRELPEILQAGDVLALNNSRVIPARLLGRRVGVRAMAIGKNHPKREEYLTSEIEAMLARQIDERTWEALVRPGKKIRVGEQLVFEAATSAAGQATGKHSEYLKAEVIARGEYGLRTLRFEESKSLQRLIERIGHIPLPPYILRPGNHLDDRADRLRYQTVYARQSGSVAAPTAGLHFTRPMLNKLSQRGIARAEITLHVGLGTFQPIHTEKIEEHVMHPERYEVSEAVAEQLASARREVRRIVAVGTTTVRTLEHIAAANSGRITVGSGNTRLFIQPGFPFQVIGGMLTNFHLPQSTLLMLVSAFAGREHVLAAYEHAVRERYRFYSYGDCMLIL is encoded by the coding sequence ATGCAACTCCATGATTTCAACTACCATCTGCCTCTCGACTTGATCGCGCAGCATCCGCCGCGACGGCGCACGGACTCGCGCATGTTGTTGCTCAACCGCACCACAGGCGAAATACAGGATCGCCAGTTCCGCGAGCTGCCGGAGATTCTACAGGCTGGCGACGTGTTGGCCTTGAATAACTCCCGCGTGATTCCGGCGCGACTGTTGGGACGGCGCGTGGGCGTTCGCGCAATGGCCATCGGCAAGAATCACCCAAAGCGCGAAGAGTATCTGACATCGGAGATTGAAGCAATGCTGGCGCGTCAGATTGATGAGCGCACATGGGAGGCGCTGGTGCGGCCCGGCAAAAAGATTCGCGTCGGGGAGCAACTCGTCTTTGAAGCTGCAACCAGTGCAGCGGGCCAGGCGACAGGAAAGCACAGTGAGTATCTAAAAGCTGAAGTCATCGCGCGGGGCGAGTACGGTCTGCGTACACTGCGCTTTGAAGAGAGTAAATCGCTGCAACGGCTGATCGAGCGGATCGGGCATATTCCGTTGCCGCCATACATACTGAGACCTGGCAATCACCTGGACGATCGCGCCGATCGTCTGCGCTATCAAACGGTCTACGCGCGTCAGAGTGGATCGGTGGCCGCACCCACGGCGGGGCTGCACTTCACGCGACCCATGTTGAACAAGCTGTCGCAGCGCGGCATTGCACGCGCCGAGATCACGCTACACGTGGGCCTCGGGACGTTTCAGCCCATCCACACGGAGAAGATCGAAGAACACGTGATGCACCCGGAGCGTTATGAAGTCAGCGAGGCGGTAGCGGAGCAACTCGCATCGGCGCGCCGCGAAGTTCGCCGCATCGTAGCCGTCGGCACCACCACGGTGCGCACGCTCGAGCATATCGCCGCGGCAAATTCCGGCCGCATCACCGTCGGGTCGGGCAATACGCGATTGTTCATCCAGCCGGGATTTCCGTTTCAGGTGATCGGTGGAATGCTGACGAATTTCCATCTGCCGCAATCCACGCTGCTGATGCTGGTCTCCGCCTTCGCGGGCCGAGAGCATGTGCTGGCAGCGTACGAACACGCCGTGCGCGAACGATACCGTTTCTATTCCTACGGCGACTGCATGTTGATTCTGTAG
- the hemC gene encoding hydroxymethylbilane synthase, giving the protein MTHSPLILATRQSPLALTQSRWVAAEMERLNPGLRVELANMTTTGDKMQAQPLPQIGGKGLFTKELEDALLEGRAHLAVHSLKDLPTQLPDGLTLAAVPQREDVRDALISRGGALLRDLPQGARIGTSSIRRAAQLRRVRSDLRIEPLRGNLDTRLRKLKEGPLDAIVLAAAGIHRLGWAEQITEYLAPEILCPAVGQGALGIEACSRDEATLAALAPLEDFRSRLSATAERSLLRRLGGGCQIPIAAHTAFENEPTTAMTLIALVISPAGTQWINAKEQSSELTVAAAEDLGARCAEDLLRQGAQSILQLPA; this is encoded by the coding sequence ATGACTCACTCTCCTCTTATTCTCGCCACACGCCAATCGCCGCTCGCGCTGACTCAATCGCGCTGGGTGGCCGCGGAGATGGAGCGGCTCAATCCCGGCCTGCGCGTGGAGTTGGCCAACATGACCACCACCGGCGACAAGATGCAGGCACAGCCGCTGCCGCAGATCGGCGGCAAGGGCCTGTTCACCAAGGAGCTGGAGGACGCACTGCTCGAAGGCCGCGCGCATCTGGCCGTGCATAGTCTAAAAGATTTGCCAACACAGCTCCCCGATGGCCTCACGCTGGCCGCCGTGCCGCAGCGCGAAGATGTGCGCGATGCACTAATTAGCCGCGGCGGCGCACTGTTGCGAGATCTCCCGCAAGGTGCGCGCATCGGGACTAGCAGCATTCGCCGCGCCGCACAGCTTCGCCGGGTTCGTTCTGACTTGCGGATTGAACCACTGCGCGGAAACCTCGACACGCGATTGCGGAAGCTGAAGGAGGGACCGCTCGATGCCATTGTGCTGGCCGCGGCGGGCATTCATCGACTGGGCTGGGCGGAGCAAATCACCGAGTATCTGGCTCCCGAAATTCTCTGCCCCGCCGTGGGACAGGGCGCGCTGGGGATTGAGGCCTGTTCGCGCGATGAAGCTACCCTCGCCGCGCTGGCGCCGCTCGAAGACTTTCGTTCGCGCTTGAGCGCCACCGCCGAGCGCTCTCTCCTGCGTCGCCTGGGCGGCGGCTGCCAGATTCCCATCGCCGCGCACACGGCGTTTGAAAATGAACCTACGACCGCCATGACGCTAATCGCTCTGGTTATCAGCCCGGCTGGCACGCAGTGGATTAACGCCAAGGAACAGTCCAGTGAATTGACGGTGGCCGCCGCGGAAGACCTCGGCGCGCGCTGCGCGGAAGATTTGCTGCGCCAAGGAGCGCAATCCATCCTGCAATTGCCCGCATAA
- a CDS encoding glutamyl-tRNA reductase, with protein MHFSLIGLNHRTAPVEVREQLCFQETALPQALQAVASLPGVHEAMILSTCNRVEILARSDAEQGDVTGALVQFLAHYHQRAHSQIEPYLYRFQQADVIRHIFRVASSLDSMIIGETQILGQVKEAYAQARTVGTLRGPLDEALTRAFHVAKRVRTETGIASSAVSVSYAAVELAKKIFGSLNDKKILLIGAGKMSELAAKHLVSSGGVHIYVTNRSPERATEMAAMLHGRAVPFDQMLTHAAQCDIILTSTGAPNYLITMADAQRLLSERKNRPMFMIDIAVPRNIDPAINKLDNIFLYDIDDLQQVVDSNMKERMREAQAAEQIAEQETDKFLKWLKTLEVVPTIIDLQSHLEEMRQQEMTRVSSQLSSLTPEQREAVDALTRGMMHKVLHSPIHHLKTLAQQPDGLKLVETVRKIFNLKQ; from the coding sequence ATGCATTTTAGTCTCATTGGATTGAATCATCGTACAGCGCCGGTAGAAGTCCGGGAGCAACTCTGCTTCCAGGAGACTGCCTTGCCGCAGGCGCTGCAGGCCGTGGCGTCTCTGCCCGGCGTGCATGAAGCGATGATCCTGTCGACCTGCAACCGCGTGGAAATATTGGCGCGCTCAGACGCCGAGCAGGGCGACGTAACCGGCGCATTGGTCCAATTTTTGGCGCATTATCACCAGCGTGCGCACTCGCAGATCGAGCCCTACCTCTATCGCTTCCAGCAGGCCGACGTGATTCGTCATATTTTTCGCGTGGCTTCGAGTCTGGACTCGATGATCATCGGCGAGACACAGATACTCGGCCAGGTGAAGGAGGCCTACGCGCAGGCGCGTACCGTCGGCACTCTGCGCGGGCCGCTCGACGAGGCGCTAACTCGCGCGTTCCACGTGGCTAAGCGCGTGCGCACGGAGACCGGTATCGCCAGCTCGGCCGTCTCGGTGAGTTACGCGGCGGTGGAGCTGGCCAAGAAAATCTTCGGCTCGCTCAATGACAAGAAGATACTCCTGATCGGCGCGGGCAAGATGAGTGAGTTGGCCGCCAAGCATCTGGTGTCGAGCGGCGGGGTGCATATATATGTCACGAACCGCTCGCCTGAGCGCGCCACCGAGATGGCCGCGATGCTGCATGGCCGCGCCGTTCCGTTTGATCAGATGCTCACCCACGCGGCGCAGTGCGATATTATTCTTACTTCCACCGGCGCGCCGAACTACCTCATCACCATGGCCGACGCGCAGCGATTGCTCTCGGAACGAAAGAACCGGCCGATGTTCATGATTGACATCGCCGTGCCTCGCAACATTGATCCGGCCATCAACAAGCTTGACAACATTTTTCTTTATGACATTGATGACCTGCAGCAGGTGGTTGACTCCAACATGAAGGAGCGTATGCGCGAGGCGCAGGCCGCCGAGCAGATCGCCGAGCAGGAGACCGACAAGTTTCTGAAATGGCTGAAGACGCTGGAAGTGGTGCCGACCATCATCGACCTGCAATCGCACTTGGAAGAGATGCGCCAGCAGGAGATGACGCGCGTGTCATCGCAACTGTCCAGCCTGACACCCGAGCAGCGCGAAGCGGTGGACGCGCTGACCAGAGGCATGATGCACAAAGTCCTACACTCGCCCATCCATCATTTGAAGACACTGGCGCAGCAGCCCGACGGTCTGAAGCTGGTGGAAACTGTAAGGAAGATTTTCAATCTGAAGCAGTAA